CGGAGGCCTTTACTGCTCTCAGGAACAGTTGATGGCTGCTTATATGGCATTGGCAAACAAGGGACTGTGGAGAGACCTGGTGTGGCAAATGGATTTACCGGATACTTCTGAGCAGAGAGGAAGACAGGTTATCCATCCTGAGATAGCGATGCAGATCAGGCGTTTTCTATCTGATCCGAATGCACGGCTCCCCTCCTTTCCTCGTGGTGGGAATATGGAATATCCATTCGCAGTTGCTGTGAAGACCGGTACATCAGAGGGATTTCGTGATTCCTGGTGCCTGGCGTTCAGTGATAAATATCTGGTGGGGGTATGGCTTGGCAACACGGATTTTTCTCCCACGAAAAGATTCAGCGGTTATGAGGGTGCCGCAGCAGTTGTCAAAAAGATACTGATGTTTCTGCACCCGGACCGTGCCGGTGGTTTAAACGATCTGGATTTTCCACCGCCAGAGGGTTATGAGCCTGTCCGGATCTGCCGCTTGACCGGAAAAAAAGCAGACAGATTCACCCCTTATGTGACAACAGAGTATTTCAAACCCGGTACAGAGCCTGTCGAATACAGCAATGTCCAGCAGATGCTTCCTATAGACAAACGAAATGGGTTGATTGCATTTCCGGGATGCAGGGCACCCATTGAATACAGACGGTTTATTGTACTTTCCCCTGAATATTATGACTGGGCAAGATCCCAGGGGCTAGAGGTACCGCCTGAGAGGTACAGTCCTCTATGCGGGGAGATTCCTCCAAGTGACAATTATGAAATTTCGATTACATCTCCACGCTCCAACACACGCTTTTATCTCGATCCGGAAATGCCTCCTGGCAAAAGTACTCTCACCTTGAATTGCAGAGCACTCCCCCAGCCCGCGTCGGTACTATGGTTTGTAAACGGCCAGGAATACAGGGTGGCAAGCTACCCTTTTAAACTTGAATTTCCAATGTCTCCCGGGAAATATGAATTTCAGGCAGCGATCCCGCATACCGACGTCAAGAGCAAACCAGTAAACATAGAGATTTATTGATTCCGGAGTATCGTTGCTGGTTAAGATCAGACAAAAATCAGCATACAAAGATTGGTAGATTCTATGTTGGCTCTTTTTTCAGGAGACATGATCCTCCACCCTGCAGAAAGTGCTCACAATTTTTTATGGTTTTTCAATGATATTTTTTCATAATTAATGGCCTGCCCAGAATTTCTTACTGTAACACAAACCATAGCCAAGTTCTGTTCATCTCCTTTGTTTTCAACATATTACATCTACACAGCTTAACCGTTCACAGGTAATTCCAATCACTGGCAGGCCATTTCTTCTTATCTTTTGTGCTCACAAATTTTTACCAATTACAAATAATTTTTCAGGCAAATAATCATATCAGCACTTATACTATTTAAGTGTTCCAACCGCAGATGTTCCTGGAAGGTATCGATGGTTTCGGTTTTTGACTACACTGACTATCGTCAGTTTCTTAAGGATTTCATAAAAGAACGCCAGAAATCAAAGCAGAGTTTCTCTCTTCGTTGTCTTTCAATGAAGGCAGGAATAAAATCGGGCGGATTTCTCTCCATGGTGCTCAGCGGCAGGCGCAACCTGACTTCAGAACTTGCCGGCAGGATTTCATCAGTGCTTAAGTTGTCCAGAAAAGAAGAGAAGTATTTCCTTCTGATGGTTGATTATGCGCACGCAAAGACTATAGAACAAAAGCACAGTATTCTGGAACAGATGCTTGTCATGACGCGCATGAATTCAGTAAAGAGTCTTGTTCCCGATCAATATGAGTTTTACGAAAAGTGGTATTATTCTGTCATGCGCGAGCTTGTCGAGGTGACGTCTTTAAGGGAGGACAGTACCTCTGCCGGAGAGATGTTTCAACCCCCTATCAAACCCAGAGAAGCCCGTCAGGCATTGAAGCTTCTGGAAAAACTGGGACTGATTTACAAAGACAATGAGGGAGTTTTCCATCGCACAGACACACTCATTACCTGTGATGATTCGATTCGTTCTGTAGCTGTCTGCAATTTCCAGGCTGAGATGATAGAACTGGCTAAAACCGCATTAAAACAGACCGGCAGATCGGAACGGGATATTTCCACTGTCACTCTTTCGATAGATTCCAGTACATGGGAGCAGATAAAGCAGAAGTGCGCCTCATTCAGGGCAGATCTGCTGTCACTTGCAGCCAGAGTCGTAAATCCCGACAGGGTAATACAGGTAAACCTTCAGTGCTTTCCTGTCGCAAAGGCCTGCAATCTCAAAAGCAAATCAGACGGACTCGGGTCTGATACCAGTCTATCAGAAGATACCGGGGAACAGAAGGTGTTATGAGCAGAGGTAAAATTCAATTAACAGCAGCCGTTCTGGCGGTGTTTTTCTGCAGATGCGGATTTGATTTTGCCGGCGGCGGCGGTTCACAGACAACCAACAGCATCACCTGCTGTGTTGTTTCCTGGAGAAACAAACCTGTGAGTAATGCAACTGTTAAACTGATCGATACCAAAAACTGGGCTTGTCTGGTCGCGAACAATTTAAGCCCTGTTCTTGACAGTACAAAAACCGACAGTAACGGATATTTCACTTTCAATAACATGCCTGATAACACCTGCAATCTCCAGGTGGATCATCCTGAGGGCGGAGCAGTGATACGTCATTTCAGTTCCGGATCAACCACGCCTTTTGATACAGTGGTGCTTCAGAAATATGCTGTTGTCAAGGGAAGTTGCACTGCTGACGAGGGCAGCGCGGAAACTGTTGAATTTGAAGGCACAGCCTATAGAGCTGCTGTCGGGTCAGATCAGACATTTAACATCCCGGCTATATCACCCGGCACTTATCCTCTTCTCTTCGGGTCCAGCTCAGGAGCGATTGCTATCGGGAAGACGCTTTCTCTTCTGGCTGGCCAGACTGAAAATGCAGGAAATATCCCGGTTGCGTTCGGGACTCTTCTTGTTGATGATTTCAAGGATGGAGATATTTTCAGCATTCCCGGGCGGATCACCGGTGGATTCTGGTACAGTTTTATCGACACTCTCGACGGTGGATCATCGTGGCTGTCATATAGAATAGCAGACGACAGTGATGCCGATGAAAATTACATAAGTGCTTATATCACTCTTGTAGACAGGCCTAAGGGAGCGTGGGCCGGTGTTGGAGTGACAATGGGATGGGGCTGCAGTGAATGGGACCTCAGCAGAGTAAAAAGTATTTCATTCAGGGCCAGGGGGCGTGGAATTGTACGCGTAAGCCTTGAATCTGCTCTTGTTGACTCAATAAACCTCTGGCCGCATTTCGGCTATATAATCATGCTAGACAGCAACTGGACCAGCTATGAGATCCCTGTTGATTCTCTTAAGCTTATTGCCGGCACCAGGGCATACCAGGAGGGAGTCACATGGAGTGAGGCTGTAAAGCGGGTTAACCGCATTGAATTTGAGACTTCCACGCTTTATCAGGACTCGATCACCGAGGATATCAGAATAGATGTAACGGATCTATCCCTGGAAGGCATTTCTGCCTGGGAACTGTTGTCGCAGATGAAAGGTTCATTTTAAAAGTATAGCAGTAATAAGCAATTAAACTCACCTCTTTCTCAGTCCTTACCCCTTTTTAACTGAATTGATGAGACGGAGGTGGGTTTTTTAATAAAAAAAGCCCTGCACATTCGTACATTTTCACCTGTAAGGTGGATACTTAAGCATTCTATCCTTGCTGACGCATCCCTTTCCAGTCTATCTCCCCCCTGCCTGATACATTATATATTATGTACAAAGATTCCTTGACCTTAACTATAGAAACAGATTCTCATATCTTATGTATATAAATGATGCCATAAAAGAGCAGATGATACAGAGACTGAGAATAACTGGAAATCACACTCTGAATAATCATATCAAAGGTAAACTATGAAAAAGAAAACAGCTTTTTATCCGCTCAGTTTCATCCTGTTCCTGTTAATTATTCATATAAGCGGTGGTGAAACCAATGCGGATTACAGACTTGTTGAAAAAAGTGATATCGCCAGAGTCTGGGCCGGTCACCCTGTAGACTTTGCTATTACAGAAGCTGGTGATTTTCTATATGTTTCCTTTTACGATACAACCCGTCAGATGGTAGTGGCCAGACGCAAGAAGGATTCTGCGAACTGGACATTCAAATCTCTCCCTACGACAACCGGCTGGGATTCCCATAATTATATCGATATGGCAGTCGATGATTCCGGCTACATTCATATCAGCGGCAACATGCATAATGTTCCTCTGATCTATTACAGATCAAGCAGACCCTTTGAAATCGGAGATTTTACCTCTCCAGGAATGATCGGGATTCTTGAGAGAAGTGTTACATATCCTGTATTTATCAAGAGGTCTGATGGGAAGCTTTTTTTTCAGTACCGTGATGGAGGCAGTGGAAGCGGAACGACAATCTGGAACAGTTATGATGTGATCACAAAGAAATGGTCACGGATCACAAGCTCCGGTTTGTTCAATGGAGAGGGTCAGGTAAACGCATATCAGACATCACCGGTGGCAGGGCCCGATGGATTCTTCCATGTTATCTGGATGTGGAGAAACACCCCTGTGGCAAACACAAACCATCATTTATCACATATCAAGAGTCGTGATCTGATCAACTGGGAAACGATGTCAGGAGTTAAGCTTCAGATTCCCATTACTCAATCCACACAGGGTGTAGTAGCAGATCCTATTGGACCCGGCAGAGGGCTGATAAACATGGATTTTGGAATCGGATGGGATTCCAAAGACCGCCCGATCCTGACCTACCATCGTTACGATAATGCATCTGTGAGCCAGATTTTCAACACAAGATGGGAAAACGGCAGTTGGAAAATATACACTACCAGCAACTGGACCAGTTTCAAGTGGAACCTTGATCTTACAGGTTCACTGACACATGATATTGCCGCGCAGCCGGTTACAGTTGAGGATGGGAAATTGATTCAGGATTATGTGTACCGTGACAATGTAAAGAGAAGGTGGGTTCTCGATGAGAACACATTGAAACCTCTGGAGGACAAGATTTACGAACATCCGGAAGCTATGAAGGAGATGTATGTGGTGGAATCGACATTTCCCGGAATGCAGGCAAATATTAAACGATTGGGAGACTATTATATCAAATGGGAAACCCTGCCAATAAACCAGGATATGCCAAGGAGCTCTTATCCATCCTCAAGCGTCCTTAGAATGTATCACTTTTCTCATTCTACACCAGTGGTTTCATCAGTAATGGCCCGGCAAAGGACAATCTCTCTTGAAATGTACCCTGGCATGATCAGGCTATCTGCTGTAACCCCGGGAAATTACAATGAAAAGCGGCAACTGCGGATATTCAACCCCATGGGAAAGGAAGTTCTGGAAAAATCAATATATGCCAATCAGGTGCAGACAATTCCCACATCCGGATGGGCAAAAGGCATATATATCGCCAGAATAGCTGAAACCAGAGATAAAAAGAGCGACGTAATCCGGTTTGTGCTTCAATAAAAATTCAAAGAATACGGAATTTCATTAACCGGGGCACTGGAATTATTTCCCAATGATGTTGAAGTTGTTTCTGCACTCCCCTACCTGCTAGTGCAAAATCAATTTTTCCCCTCTGAATGCCTTGAATTGGAGCCGATCAAAATGTATTTTTTTGCTTTCCGAGTACAAAAATGTATCAAAATGAACCTGATTTCACATTAATGCCAGATACGCTCTTCTGTAGCACAAATACCCCCATCTCCCCACTATCCAATAAGAAAATCATAAAAAGGCTGCTCCGGCAGCCCTTTTTTTATAAACAGCTCTTAAGAAAGTCCCCCGGAAGGAGACCATTTCATGCCAGTCCGCAATGATATTAAAAAGATCATGATTATCGGATCAGGTCCGATTGTAATAGGCCAGGCCTGCGAGTTTGACTATTCAGGAACCCAGGCGTGTAAGGCTCTTAAAATCCTCGGTTACAAGATAGTGCTTGTTAACTCCAATCCCGCTACAATTATGACCGATCCGGGTATGGCAGATGTGACCTATATCGAGCCGCTGAATCTTCACACAGTTGCCAAAATAATCGAAAAAGAACGCCCGGATGCCCTGTTGCCCAATCTGGGTGGTCAATCAGCCCTCAACCTCTCATCGGAGCTTGCTAAAGCAGGTGTGCTGGAAAAGTATGGCGTAAAGGTGATCGGAGTCAATATCGATGCCATAGAACGGGGTGAGGACCGTAAGGCATTCAAAGAGACAATGATGAAACTGGGAATTGACCTCCCCAAAAGTGAGCTTGCCTACTCAGTGGAGGAAGCTGAAAAGATAGCTTCTGAAATAGGCTATCCGGTTGTGATACGTCCTGCTTTTACAATGGGTGGTTCTGGTGGTGGAATCGTCTACAATGTAGAAGAGCTGCGTGTGATTGCAGGACGCGGTATCAATGCCAGCCTCATAAATCAGATTCTGGTTGAAGAAGGGGTCGTAGGCTGGGAGGAGCTTGAACTGGAGGTAGTGCGTGATGCAGATAACAAGATGATTACAGTGTGTTTTATAGAGAATGTGGATCCTATGGGTGTACATACCGGGGACTCCTTCTGCACTGCACCGATGCTCACTATCAGCAAAGAGGTTCAGGAAAAGCTTCAAAAATGGGCATACGCAATCGTTGAGGCAATTGGAGTAATCGGTGGAACCAACATCCAGTTTGCCCACAATCCGAAAACCGGACGTACTGTTATCATAGAGATCAACCCGCGTACATCTCGTTCTTCTGCACTTGCATCCAAAGCCACCGGTTTTCCCATCGCTTTAATCTCCGCAAAGCTGGCCAGTGGCTTGACATTGAAAGAGATTCCCTACTGGAGGAGCGGAACTTTAGACAAGTACGAACCACACGGAGACTATGTAGTAGTAAAGTTCGCACGCTGGGCATTTGAAAAATTCAAGGGTTCAGAGGACAAGCTGGGTACTCAGATGAAAGCAGTTGGAGAAGTGATGAGTATCGGCAAGAATTACAAGGAAGCGTTTCAGAAAGCTATCCGTTCTCTTGAGATCGGGCGCCACGGGCTGGGTTTTGCAAAGGATTACAACCGCAGACCGCTCCGGGAGCTTATCGATCTTCTGCGCTGCCCTTCCAGTGAACGTCATTTCATAATGTATGAGGCACTCCGCAAAGGCGCATCGGTCGACCAGATTCATGAGATCACAAGCGTAAAGAAATGGTTTATTTCACAGATGAAAGAGCTGGTCGACCTGGAAGAAGAGATTCTTACTTGTAAAGGCAAAGAACTGCCATCGGAACTGCTTATCAGGGCAAAGAAAGACGGGTTTTCCGATAAATATCTCTCAAAAATCCTCTCTGTTCCGGAAAAGGCCATAAGAGAGCGCCGCAAATCGATCGGGTTGATGCAGGGATGGCATGCGGTACCGGTGAGCGGAGTGGAAAATGCCGCTTACTACTACTCAAGCTACAATGCACCTGATACGATTACAGTGAGTAACAAACGTAAAATAATGATTCTTGGCGGTGGTCCAAACAGGATCGGTCAGGGTATCGAATTTGATTACTGCTGCGTTCATGCCGCATTTGCCCTGAAAGACCGGGGTTATGAGACGATAATGGTAAACTGCAACCCAGAAACCGTTTCCACCGATTATGATACATCTGATAAGCTTTATTTCGAGCCGCTTACAGTCGAGGATGTATTAAGCATTTACGAAAAAGAAAAACCTGAAGGAGTGATTGTTCAATTCGGAGGCCAGACCCCCCTGAACATAGCTCAGGAGCTTCAGGAGGCAGGAGTAAAGATTCTTGGTACCAGCGTTGACATGATAAACCTGGCAGAAGACCGCGACCTTTTCCGTCATAAAATGGATCGGCTGGGTATCCCCATGCCTGAATCCGGGATGGCATGTACGCAGGAGGAAGCTCTGTCGGTTGCCGGAAAAATCGGCTACCCTGTAATGGTCCGCCCCTCATTTGTTCTTGGCGGACGGGGCATGGAGGTGGTTCACGATGAAGAGATGCTGAGGGAATATATTGTAAAAGCAGTTGATGTCACCCCTGAGAGACCGATTCTGATTGACCGTTTTCTTGTCAATGCTCTGGAATGTGAAGCTGATGCTCTTGCCGATGGAGAGGATGCGTTTGTGCCTGCAGTGATGGAGCATATAGAACTGGCTGGAATTCACAGCGGTGACTCTGCCTGCGTTATTCCTCCTGTCAGTATTTCACAGAAAAATCTCAATACAATACGTGATTACACCACGAAGCTTGCCCGTGAATTGAATGTAGTAGGACTGATGAATATCCAGTATGCTATTGAGAAAGACAAAATATACGTACTGGAAGCCAACCCCCGCGCATCGAGAACTGTTCCGCTGGTATCGAAAGTCTGCAATACCCAGATGGCCAGAATAGCAACACAGCTCATGACTGGGAAAAAGTTATCTGAAATCGGATTGAAACAGAACACTATCAATCATTTCGGAGTAAAGGAATCTGTCTTTCCTTTCGACAAGATGCCGGAAGTGGATCCGCTGCTTGGACCTGAGATGCGCTCTACCGGAGAGGTGCTTGGTATCGCAGAAAACTTCGGGCTTGCTTTTTTCAAGTCCCAGGAAGCAGCCATGCTGGATCTTCCTCTCTCAGGAGCGGTTTTGATAAGTGTTTCCAAAAAAGACAGGCCTGCAGTGCTTGAGGTTGCCAGGGAATTTAATGCACTTGGAATGAAAATACTTGCAACCGAAGGAACTCATCATTTCCTCAAAGAACAGGGAATCGCCTCTGAAATGGTAAATAAACTCCAGGAAGGCCGACCCAATATTCTGGATAAAATCATGAACAGAGAGATTCAACTGGTGATAAACACCCCTGTTGGCAAAAGCAGTCAAACCGACGATTCTTATATACGTAAAGCTGCGGTAAAATACAAGGTTTCCTATATCACCACTCTGGCGGCAGCCAAAGCTGCTGCAAGGGGAATCGCTGAACGGCAGAAGAAATCTACGACTGTGAAGTCACTGCAGGAGTATCACAGTGAGATTTCCAGCGTTTTGCCGCTGCAACCCCAGACTCAGGATGAGCCGGCAGTTTCAATATAAGATCAAGGAGTTTACAAATGGCCCCAAAGACCGGCTTTGATAACGAAAAGTACCTGACAGAGCAGTCCGCTGAGATACTAAGAAGAGTTGAGCAGTTCGGAGACAGGCTTTACCTTGAGTTCGGGGGCAAGCTTCTCTATGACTATCATGCTTCCCGCGTTCTTCCGGGATATGATCCGAATGTCAAGATGAGACTTCTGCAGAAACTCAAGGATAAAGTCGATGTGATACTGTGCATTTACGCCGGAGATATCGAGCGTAAAAAGATGCGGGCTGATTTCGGGATTACCTATGATACCGATGCGCTGAAGCTCATTGATGATTTGAGAGAATGGGAGATAAACGTCTGCGGCGTAGTTATCACCCGTTACGAGCAGCAGCCCACGGCTACTCTCTTCAAAAACAAGCTTGAGCGCAGAGGCGTGCGGGTCTATACGCATCGGTTCACAAAAGGATACCCGGTGGATGTTGAGACGATTGTCAGTGATGAGGGCTATGGGGCAAATGCTTATATTGAATCATCAAAACCGTTGATCGTGGTGACAGGACCCGGTCCGGGCAGCGGTAAACTCGCGACATGTCTCTCCCAGCTTTACCATGACCGCAAGAGGAATATCGCGGCAGGATACGCCAAATTCGAGACTTTCCCTATCTGGAATCTCCCTCTGGATCATCCGGTAAATGTCGCCTACGAAGCGGCGACTGCTGATTTGCGCGATGTAAATATGATCGATTCTCATCACCTTGCGGCATACAATAAGATAACGGTCAATTACAACCGCGATGTTGAAGCATTTCCGCTCCTTCGCCGGATCATCGAGAAGATCACTGGCGAACCCTGTT
This Fibrobacter sp. DNA region includes the following protein-coding sequences:
- a CDS encoding DUF1846 domain-containing protein, whose translation is MAPKTGFDNEKYLTEQSAEILRRVEQFGDRLYLEFGGKLLYDYHASRVLPGYDPNVKMRLLQKLKDKVDVILCIYAGDIERKKMRADFGITYDTDALKLIDDLREWEINVCGVVITRYEQQPTATLFKNKLERRGVRVYTHRFTKGYPVDVETIVSDEGYGANAYIESSKPLIVVTGPGPGSGKLATCLSQLYHDRKRNIAAGYAKFETFPIWNLPLDHPVNVAYEAATADLRDVNMIDSHHLAAYNKITVNYNRDVEAFPLLRRIIEKITGEPCFYKSPTDMGVNRAGFGITDDNVVREAATQEIIRRFFRYSCEYAMGLVEKDTVERAELLMRGIGANPNDRRAVAPAREAAAEARERGKGSEGVFCGASIELADGTIVTGKNSNLLHASASLILNAAKHLAGIPDNLKLLPSNITETLSHFKRDVLRGKEVSLDLEETLIALSLSGIFNPAAQAAIEKLEQLRGCEVHMTHIPTPGDEAGLRKLGVNLTSDPDFATKCLFIGE
- a CDS encoding T9SS type A sorting domain-containing protein, with protein sequence MKKKTAFYPLSFILFLLIIHISGGETNADYRLVEKSDIARVWAGHPVDFAITEAGDFLYVSFYDTTRQMVVARRKKDSANWTFKSLPTTTGWDSHNYIDMAVDDSGYIHISGNMHNVPLIYYRSSRPFEIGDFTSPGMIGILERSVTYPVFIKRSDGKLFFQYRDGGSGSGTTIWNSYDVITKKWSRITSSGLFNGEGQVNAYQTSPVAGPDGFFHVIWMWRNTPVANTNHHLSHIKSRDLINWETMSGVKLQIPITQSTQGVVADPIGPGRGLINMDFGIGWDSKDRPILTYHRYDNASVSQIFNTRWENGSWKIYTTSNWTSFKWNLDLTGSLTHDIAAQPVTVEDGKLIQDYVYRDNVKRRWVLDENTLKPLEDKIYEHPEAMKEMYVVESTFPGMQANIKRLGDYYIKWETLPINQDMPRSSYPSSSVLRMYHFSHSTPVVSSVMARQRTISLEMYPGMIRLSAVTPGNYNEKRQLRIFNPMGKEVLEKSIYANQVQTIPTSGWAKGIYIARIAETRDKKSDVIRFVLQ
- the carB gene encoding carbamoyl-phosphate synthase large subunit; translation: MPVRNDIKKIMIIGSGPIVIGQACEFDYSGTQACKALKILGYKIVLVNSNPATIMTDPGMADVTYIEPLNLHTVAKIIEKERPDALLPNLGGQSALNLSSELAKAGVLEKYGVKVIGVNIDAIERGEDRKAFKETMMKLGIDLPKSELAYSVEEAEKIASEIGYPVVIRPAFTMGGSGGGIVYNVEELRVIAGRGINASLINQILVEEGVVGWEELELEVVRDADNKMITVCFIENVDPMGVHTGDSFCTAPMLTISKEVQEKLQKWAYAIVEAIGVIGGTNIQFAHNPKTGRTVIIEINPRTSRSSALASKATGFPIALISAKLASGLTLKEIPYWRSGTLDKYEPHGDYVVVKFARWAFEKFKGSEDKLGTQMKAVGEVMSIGKNYKEAFQKAIRSLEIGRHGLGFAKDYNRRPLRELIDLLRCPSSERHFIMYEALRKGASVDQIHEITSVKKWFISQMKELVDLEEEILTCKGKELPSELLIRAKKDGFSDKYLSKILSVPEKAIRERRKSIGLMQGWHAVPVSGVENAAYYYSSYNAPDTITVSNKRKIMILGGGPNRIGQGIEFDYCCVHAAFALKDRGYETIMVNCNPETVSTDYDTSDKLYFEPLTVEDVLSIYEKEKPEGVIVQFGGQTPLNIAQELQEAGVKILGTSVDMINLAEDRDLFRHKMDRLGIPMPESGMACTQEEALSVAGKIGYPVMVRPSFVLGGRGMEVVHDEEMLREYIVKAVDVTPERPILIDRFLVNALECEADALADGEDAFVPAVMEHIELAGIHSGDSACVIPPVSISQKNLNTIRDYTTKLARELNVVGLMNIQYAIEKDKIYVLEANPRASRTVPLVSKVCNTQMARIATQLMTGKKLSEIGLKQNTINHFGVKESVFPFDKMPEVDPLLGPEMRSTGEVLGIAENFGLAFFKSQEAAMLDLPLSGAVLISVSKKDRPAVLEVAREFNALGMKILATEGTHHFLKEQGIASEMVNKLQEGRPNILDKIMNREIQLVINTPVGKSSQTDDSYIRKAAVKYKVSYITTLAAAKAAARGIAERQKKSTTVKSLQEYHSEISSVLPLQPQTQDEPAVSI
- a CDS encoding TIGR02147 family protein; translation: MVSVFDYTDYRQFLKDFIKERQKSKQSFSLRCLSMKAGIKSGGFLSMVLSGRRNLTSELAGRISSVLKLSRKEEKYFLLMVDYAHAKTIEQKHSILEQMLVMTRMNSVKSLVPDQYEFYEKWYYSVMRELVEVTSLREDSTSAGEMFQPPIKPREARQALKLLEKLGLIYKDNEGVFHRTDTLITCDDSIRSVAVCNFQAEMIELAKTALKQTGRSERDISTVTLSIDSSTWEQIKQKCASFRADLLSLAARVVNPDRVIQVNLQCFPVAKACNLKSKSDGLGSDTSLSEDTGEQKVL